GCTGAATTCCATAACGTATGTTGGACTGGTAATGATTTTAAAGTGATATACATCGTTTCCCCAGCTGTTTGAACTGAAAGGAAATCTTCTTGTTTTAAATTGAGTTTCTCATTTGCTTTCGTCGTCATTTCATAAGTTCCCAAAAGATGAATTTGATTTGTATTATTTCCCTCTATCGTTAGAGGCTGATGTCCTGCATCTACTACGATTTTTTTGATAGATTCAGGTATATCAAATTGTCCGTCTGGAATATTACTCGTTTGCCTCGTTGTGTTAATAGAGTGACGAACTTCTTCTAGTAATCCAGTTGATAATAAACAGTAAAAAGCAATTCCGACGCTTCCTAAAACGCCGATAAAGAAAATACTAAAAATATCATATTTAATAAAGGATTGTTCCTTCTTAGAAAATAGAAGGTATAGTAAAATTTCTACGCCAAGTATAATAAGTAAAACAGGCCACCATGCTGTTAAGGAATCTAATACCTCAGTACCTTTTATAACTGAAAATAGTAAGAAGCAACC
This Bacillus paramycoides DNA region includes the following protein-coding sequences:
- the exsE gene encoding exosporium protein ExsE; its protein translation is MRIWRVGTFSMGLSIISLGCFLLFSVIKGTEVLDSLTAWWPVLLIILGVEILLYLLFSKKEQSFIKYDIFSIFFIGVLGSVGIAFYCLLSTGLLEEVRHSINTTRQTSNIPDGQFDIPESIKKIVVDAGHQPLTIEGNNTNQIHLLGTYEMTTKANEKLNLKQEDFLSVQTAGETMYITLKSLPVQHTLWNSAPQVKPTLVLPQNKNVEVRASNNDLSLYPGQLQNNWFVQESSNVSVHLAKESDVSLIAITNKKESHGNTPWEQVEDLTKKENNTSEENPEFNGQEHWYKNSIKTGNGTYKLNIEKAYNINMSVIEK